The DNA sequence TACAGCGGCACTGAAAAAGAGGATGGAATTTTGAAAGCTGTTGAAtgacaataaaatgttgacaGTTTACTGATTGGATAAAAGATGGCTGGTCGCAAAGTTTTCGGTTagcataaataaataacaaaaacgtCAAATTCATCTAAACCGTAGCCCTGTTTATCACTTTCAAGTGTAGTGTTTGTGTCAATTTCTACAGAAAATTGTCTCCGTGTTCCAAAATTGTTCAATGGAAAAGCTGTAATTGATTTGTAAACGGACCATTTGTTTGAACGTTATTGCAAACAGCTGCAATTTTCATCCAGATCGAACGAGTGCACTATTTTTAAAGTTGTATGCTCTCGTTGGGAGCTCTGTTGACAAAATATACATTTGGTGTGATGAGTAATTTTCATCCAATTTGCAATGGGTCAGCACCCGAAGGCACTCTCGAAAGAGGAAGGTAATGTTGTGGAACTGCCTTTCAGCTGCcatttttgtgtaattttcgttaaaaaaaaattctttgtttgGTTCACAGCGGTCTGCATCTGTTTCGCTATGCCAGTCAAAATTCGCTGGATGAAAGTTCGCAGAACAAAGTTCCTCGATCCAACAAAGACAAAACAACCGGTTCGTACAGGAACAATCAACATACGGTCAAATCGTTTGATTCAATGAACGAGATGAGAAAGTAATCTGCAAAATCCTTCCGACTTACGAATGTGACTAACACCACCGTTGTATATTTCAGACAAAATCTCCTCTGTGATGTGACACTAGTAGCTGAAGGCATGGAAATTTCAGCCCATAAAATGGTATTGGCCTCATGCAGCCCGTACTTCTACGCAATGTTCACTGGCTTCGAAGAGTCTCGACAAGATCGAATAACACTGCAAGGTGTTGACTACCATGCACTGCAATTGCTCATCGAATATGTGTACACATCACTGGTAGAAGTGACCGAGGACAATGTTCAAGTCCTTTTGACTGCCGCTAATTTACTGCAATTGACTGACGTTCGGGACGCTTGTTGTGATTATTTACAGTCTCAATTGGATCCGAGCAATTGTTTGGGAATTCGTGATTTTGCTGATATGCACGGGTGCATTGACTTGTTAAACTATGCTGACAATTACATCGAACAACATTTTGCGTAAGTAGATGTGAAGTGCTGATGATGAAAACGGGACGTAGcttacgaaaataaaataacttttACAGCGAGGTCGTCCAGTACGACGAATTCCTAAATCTAACACACGATCAGGTTGGAAATTTGATCAAAAGTGATCGCCTTATGGTTACCAGGTACGTTAAATTCAACATTCATTGCAGCCAAAACGGCACTGATTGCACTGTTTGACTCCTTTGCATTAATTGAACGAATTTCTTCAATCAGTGAGGAAAAGGTGTACGAAAGCGTTATAACGTGGATTCAATTCGACTCAACGCTGCGCCAGGACTATTTAGCCGAACTAATGGCCCACGTTCGGTTGCCTTTGTTGACACAGGAGTATTTGGTGACAAGAGtggaaaatgaaccgctactcAAAGTGGACCTGATGTGCAAAGATTTCATCATTGAGGCGTTGAAGTACCACTTACTGAAAGGAGAAgcgaaaaattcattcaaaacgcCGAGAACCATTCCACGGCAATCAATTGGAATGCCGAAAATTTTACTCGTTATTGGTGGTCAGGCACCAAAGGCGATTCGTTCGGTTGAGTGCTACGATTTGAGAGAGGAAAAGTGGTACCAAgcagctgaaatgcctactcGTCGTTGTCGGTAAGTCAAGTATAGTTACGTAAAGCAACTCGTTACTCGTTACTAATCTTAACGGTTTTCTAGTGCTGGACTTGCCGTTCTTGGTGAAAAGGTTTATGCGGTTGGTGGATTCAATGGCAGTCTGCGAGTACGCACTGTCGACGTTTACGATCCTACAACTGATACTTGGAGTCAGTGCAGTTCCATGGAAGCGAGACGATCTACACTCGGTGTGGCAGTTTTGAACGGATGTATTTACGCAGTGGGCGGCTTTGATGGTTCAACCGGGCTCAGCTCAGCGGAAATTTTTGATGTTCGTACACAAGAATGGCGTATGATTGCTACAATGTCAACGCGACGAAGTTCAGTGGGTGTTGGTGTTGTGAACAATTTGTTGTATGCCGTGGGAGGCTATGATGGTGCGTCGAGACAGTGCTTGAGCACTGTGGAACGTTATAACAGTGCGTCGAACACTTGGTCACAAATCGCCGAAATGACAGCTAGACGAAGCGGAGCTGGCGTCGGagttttgaataatattttatatgcTGTCGGTGGTCATGATGGTCCGCTGGTTCGGAAGTCAGTCGAGTCCTACAATCCTGATACGAATACGTGGACACCAGTAGCTGATATGTCATTTTGTCGGAGGAATGCTGGTGTTGTGGcccatgaaaatatgttgtATGTTGTTGGCGGCGATGATGGAACATCTAATTTGTCTTCAGTTGAGGTAGGTCAATGCATTTCATTTGGCTTTTGTGACGAAACGTGaacgatattttgaattttctttgaaaggTTTACTGCCCGGAAACAGACGTTTGGCGAATTCTGCCGGCAAATATGGGAATCGGACGCAGTTATGCTGGAGTGTGTATGATTGATAAGCCATTGTGAATGGAACAGCAGGGTGCAGCAGCACGGTGAGTTACATAATATATCGAGAACTAATTGTTCACAAACTCTCTGTCAATGAAATAAGAATCTTCGCTCGATGAGAGGTCGATGAAATGAATTTCGAGTCTAAAAACCGCTTTAATATCTCACGCAGGTACGCAAATTGTGGAGACGACGAAAATAGTCAAGCAGAAGGAACAACATCTGAAGGCGCTGTCGGTTATCAACCAACTGATGCAAACGCCAACGCTAACAACAACACGTCCAATCCACATTACGAAAACATCTACGAATCCATTGacgctgctgctgctgctgcccCTGcggaaaatattaatattaatttGCAACCAAATGTTCGGCCACAAAATAACATTAATGCTGGCCGTCATCAGGCCTATCGAAACGAACTCTATGACCGGACGGCCGGATATGATGTGCCCAGACAAGTAATGCGACAGAATTTCGCAACGAACGGTTCGTCGGCAAAGAGACATTTGCATTTGGATCTCAATCCGAATAGGCCACGATACACCACAGCTAGTCGTCCGCATCGCCAACGTAGCTTCGACGACACAGAATCATATCATTACAATAACTTCAGGTACGAGAACATCTACGAGCAAATTCATGAGGAGCCGATTTATCGAAACGCCAGTGCAGCTGGACAAAATTCTACAAGATTGTATAGTAGGCTCGGTGTAATCGGGCATGGAGTCGGACGAATTGAACGACATTTGAGTTCATCTTGTGGAAATATCGATCATTACAATTTGGGAGGACACTATGCTGTGCTGGGTCACTCACATTTGGGAACTGTTGGCCACATTCGTCTTAATACCACTGGAGCGGCTCCAAACAATTCGAAGGATGCATCGAACACGAAGAGTTTAAACTTCTTCAGTTGTTTAAGTCGCGAGAATTCACAATCCATGACAAACATTCATCGGGAAGCCAGTGCATCGACTGCagcaaataattttgctacATCCGCCAATTCCTCCTCTTCAGCATCAGCACCAGCGGCAACAACAGCAAGCTCAAGGCCGACTGGAACCATACCGAAAACAAAGATAAAGAACAACCAAAAGTCGGACGCACAAGAAGAATCTGCTAAGGGGCACGACAGTACTTTAAATCGTATTTCGAAGTCATCGCTACAATGGCTGCTCGTGAACAAGTGGCTACCGTTGTGGATCGGCCAAGGACCCGACTACAACATCCTCGACTTTAATTTCATGTTTTCGAGAAATTGTGGCGGTTGTTCAAATAACACAGTCAATCAGGAACAAGGCGTTGTTCGATTCAACGGTCACGCCGAAATGCGACCCCGTACCGATCCTTCGATTGCTCGGCGTGCATTCAGTAACGGTGCGTCTGGTCGACCGATGCGCATCAATCATTCATTAAATCGACTGCGAGAATATGACCATCCAGCAATTCGCAGAGACGGATCTCTGGATGATAGACGACGGGATGGAGTCTATGACAGACCCCGACATCGTGACGAATATTTGGAGAGATCAATGCGTGCCAGATCTGAAGGATCACACGACGGCTCCACATACTCTGATCCGTTCAGAAATTGGGAACTGAACAccgaaaataattcatttcggCCGGCTGCGAGTGCTGCACGCGGAATCAGACGCATCACTGACGGAACATATCCGAACAACGGATCGTCTTCATCGCCTGCAGTAAGTCGCCAAAATTCAGCCAATCAGGAACCTTTACCccaacagcagcaacaacaacagcctGCCGCATCTAAGACGATGGAGCGTGTGTACAGTCCACGATTGGTATTGGATTCACGTACGGAGAGTGGTAATGAATCGCCATCGCCTGACATGGGCAGAAGATATTCTGACAATACAGAAGACGATCAGAATGACGACGATAGGGGTGAGAATAACTCAAATGATGATAATGAAAATAGTGTCTAAGGTCCTAAGTTTAAGTTAGTGGCAATGCATACATGAACTGCCAGTTAGCTGTAGTTCAATATCCACCATGGAAAGATACTTTATTTTGAATACGTTACGTATTATAGTTTACACTGACGACTAGAGGAGTCAGAAATAGTTTTTATTTGTAGGCAGACGTGTGACAAACGATACTGTTCAACCGACGAAAATTTTTTACTAGAGAACTTGATGAAAGTTTATTGAATTATGAAGGTTGTCAGGCCAATCACTGACGATTTTCTGGTTATTTTGATGTTACCAACGAACAATAATGACATTCTTGTCACAGCTCTCTAAAAGTCAGGCTTCCACCCCTGTTATATGCATCGCAAtccaaaattctaaatttcatTCCATTCCGCAAATTCTAAGTTTATGGACACTTCTGGAGGTTGCTAACGTTTTTTAAGCCGAACGTCAGACTTTACAAGAAAAGGACTATTGGAGTAATTGCTCAAAATTATTGGCAATATTCACTTTGTCCATGATTCGGTTGCTTTCGCACTCTCGTCACAATATAATTGAATCCCAGATTGAGAGCCTTTGATTAGTCCAATGAATGCAACGTAAATTTGTGTCAGTCGAAGAACATGAATTGAAAAGACTTTTTCACTGAAACTGCCACACATGCACATTATTAATATAAGATTTGTGACCGCAAAAGTTAGGGTTGTTACTGTTAACAGTTTAAGTTTACGGTTAAgacgaaacatttatttattgaacgaCCATAAAACAATTGTTTGctgcaaaattttgaaaagccATTTTTACCATAAAATTTCGGCCATTCCAGCAATAAAACCAACCATTACCCAGCAATTTAGCTTTTAGAAAAGgcgaacaaaaaatgaaa is a window from the Bradysia coprophila strain Holo2 unplaced genomic scaffold, BU_Bcop_v1 contig_94, whole genome shotgun sequence genome containing:
- the LOC119085307 gene encoding ring canal kelch homolog isoform X1 produces the protein MLSLGALLTKYTFGVMSNFHPICNGSAPEGTLERGSGLHLFRYASQNSLDESSQNKVPRSNKDKTTGSYRNNQHTVKSFDSMNEMRKQNLLCDVTLVAEGMEISAHKMVLASCSPYFYAMFTGFEESRQDRITLQGVDYHALQLLIEYVYTSLVEVTEDNVQVLLTAANLLQLTDVRDACCDYLQSQLDPSNCLGIRDFADMHGCIDLLNYADNYIEQHFAEVVQYDEFLNLTHDQVGNLIKSDRLMVTSEEKVYESVITWIQFDSTLRQDYLAELMAHVRLPLLTQEYLVTRVENEPLLKVDLMCKDFIIEALKYHLLKGEAKNSFKTPRTIPRQSIGMPKILLVIGGQAPKAIRSVECYDLREEKWYQAAEMPTRRCRAGLAVLGEKVYAVGGFNGSLRVRTVDVYDPTTDTWSQCSSMEARRSTLGVAVLNGCIYAVGGFDGSTGLSSAEIFDVRTQEWRMIATMSTRRSSVGVGVVNNLLYAVGGYDGASRQCLSTVERYNSASNTWSQIAEMTARRSGAGVGVLNNILYAVGGHDGPLVRKSVESYNPDTNTWTPVADMSFCRRNAGVVAHENMLYVVGGDDGTSNLSSVEVYCPETDVWRILPANMGIGRSYAGVCMIDKPLUMEQQGAAARYANCGDDENSQAEGTTSEGAVGYQPTDANANANNNTSNPHYENIYESIDAAAAAAPAENININLQPNVRPQNNINAGRHQAYRNELYDRTAGYDVPRQVMRQNFATNGSSAKRHLHLDLNPNRPRYTTASRPHRQRSFDDTESYHYNNFRYENIYEQIHEEPIYRNASAAGQNSTRLYSRLGVIGHGVGRIERHLSSSCGNIDHYNLGGHYAVLGHSHLGTVGHIRLNTTGAAPNNSKDASNTKSLNFFSCLSRENSQSMTNIHREASASTAANNFATSANSSSSASAPAATTASSRPTGTIPKTKIKNNQKSDAQEESAKGHDSTLNRISKSSLQWLLVNKWLPLWIGQGPDYNILDFNFMFSRNCGGCSNNTVNQEQGVVRFNGHAEMRPRTDPSIARRAFSNGASGRPMRINHSLNRLREYDHPAIRRDGSLDDRRRDGVYDRPRHRDEYLERSMRARSEGSHDGSTYSDPFRNWELNTENNSFRPAASAARGIRRITDGTYPNNGSSSSPAVSRQNSANQEPLPQQQQQQQPAASKTMERVYSPRLVLDSRTESGNESPSPDMGRRYSDNTEDDQNDDDRGENNSNDDNENSV
- the LOC119085307 gene encoding ring canal kelch homolog isoform X2 yields the protein MLSLGALLTKYTFGVMSNFHPICNGSAPEGTLERGSGLHLFRYASQNSLDESSQNKVPRSNKDKTTGSYRNNQHTVKSFDSMNEMRKQNLLCDVTLVAEGMEISAHKMVLASCSPYFYAMFTGFEESRQDRITLQGVDYHALQLLIEYVYTSLVEVTEDNVQVLLTAANLLQLTDVRDACCDYLQSQLDPSNCLGIRDFADMHGCIDLLNYADNYIEQHFAEVVQYDEFLNLTHDQVGNLIKSDRLMVTSEEKVYESVITWIQFDSTLRQDYLAELMAHVRLPLLTQEYLVTRVENEPLLKVDLMCKDFIIEALKYHLLKGEAKNSFKTPRTIPRQSIGMPKILLVIGGQAPKAIRSVECYDLREEKWYQAAEMPTRRCRAGLAVLGEKVYAVGGFNGSLRVRTVDVYDPTTDTWSQCSSMEARRSTLGVAVLNGCIYAVGGFDGSTGLSSAEIFDVRTQEWRMIATMSTRRSSVGVGVVNNLLYAVGGYDGASRQCLSTVERYNSASNTWSQIAEMTARRSGAGVGVLNNILYAVGGHDGPLVRKSVESYNPDTNTWTPVADMSFCRRNAGVVAHENMLYVVGGDDGTSNLSSVEVYCPETDVWRILPANMGIGRSYAGVCMIDKPL